In Arcobacter ellisii, a genomic segment contains:
- a CDS encoding TorF family putative porin, with amino-acid sequence MKKLSLAALLALGTLGSVSTIQANDLEVSGNVGAASNYIWRGMTQTKDKSAVNGGVDLKYNGFYLGTWASNVDFGTQANYELDGYVGYSNTINDFSYDLSYIKYMYPDSKDQSDFDEAKLALGYTLGDLSLGASYSKAMYQEWGGHKPYYVEGTVSYDFKILSVDASYGDYQDYGRNYTAGISKTVEIEGQSIDLALIYANYNPDDTTKGDQKNLFVTAKYSF; translated from the coding sequence ATGAAAAAATTAAGTTTAGCAGCTTTGTTAGCGTTAGGTACACTGGGGTCAGTATCAACAATTCAAGCAAATGATTTAGAGGTTAGTGGTAATGTAGGAGCAGCTTCAAATTATATTTGGAGAGGTATGACTCAAACTAAAGATAAATCTGCTGTTAATGGTGGTGTTGATTTAAAATATAATGGTTTTTATTTAGGTACTTGGGCTTCAAATGTTGATTTTGGTACACAAGCAAATTATGAATTAGATGGATATGTTGGTTATAGTAATACAATTAATGATTTTTCATATGATTTATCTTATATTAAATATATGTATCCTGATTCAAAAGATCAATCTGATTTTGATGAAGCAAAACTTGCATTAGGTTATACTTTAGGAGATTTATCATTAGGTGCATCTTACTCTAAAGCAATGTATCAAGAATGGGGTGGACACAAACCATATTATGTTGAAGGAACAGTATCATATGACTTTAAAATCTTAAGTGTAGATGCAAGTTATGGAGATTATCAAGATTATGGTAGAAATTATACAGCTGGAATTAGTAAAACTGTTGAAATTGAAGGTCAATCAATTGATTTAGCACTTATTTATGCAAATTATAATCCAGATGATACAACTAAAGGTGATCAAAAAAATTTATTTGTAACAGCAAAATATTCATTTTAA
- a CDS encoding M24 family metallopeptidase — MKNFILQNENAIYFECKFSCDNVIFLNLEKDRFFITDARYTTEAKEYAKKCEVIESSNLIDTAKEILKKNKIKKITFDPNDFSFASYTKLTENLKTEFIAKENFSKLKRIIKSDKEITLLKKAAVAGREGFKELAKYIRKNGFNQTEQFLYFKAFEKMSQTGKLDISFEPIVAINENAAKPHALPTSKKLKLHDLLLVDAGIKYKRYCSDRTCTSHVDFENFNFKREQKFKNEKHQKVYDIVLKAQLNAIEKARSGMKASEVDKLTRDIIEKAGFGKYFIHSTGHGVGLDIHEFPTINSKSDVIIEDNMVFTIEPGIYLPDEFGVRIEDTVVMQNGKAVIL; from the coding sequence ATGAAAAACTTTATATTACAGAATGAAAATGCAATATATTTTGAATGTAAATTCTCTTGTGATAATGTTATTTTTTTGAATTTAGAAAAAGATAGATTTTTTATAACTGATGCTAGATATACAACAGAAGCAAAAGAGTATGCAAAAAAATGCGAAGTGATAGAATCATCAAATCTAATTGATACAGCAAAAGAGATTTTGAAAAAAAATAAAATCAAAAAAATCACATTTGACCCAAATGATTTTAGTTTTGCCTCTTATACAAAATTGACTGAAAATCTAAAAACTGAATTTATAGCTAAAGAAAACTTTTCAAAATTAAAAAGAATTATAAAAAGTGATAAAGAGATAACTTTACTTAAAAAAGCGGCTGTTGCAGGACGGGAAGGTTTCAAAGAACTTGCAAAATATATAAGAAAAAATGGTTTTAATCAAACTGAACAATTTTTATATTTCAAAGCATTTGAAAAAATGAGCCAAACAGGTAAACTTGATATAAGTTTTGAACCAATTGTTGCAATAAATGAAAATGCTGCAAAACCACATGCACTTCCAACTTCAAAAAAACTAAAACTTCATGATTTATTATTGGTTGATGCAGGAATAAAATATAAAAGATATTGTTCAGATAGAACTTGTACAAGCCATGTAGATTTTGAAAATTTTAATTTTAAAAGAGAACAAAAATTCAAAAATGAAAAACATCAAAAAGTATACGATATTGTTTTAAAAGCTCAGTTAAATGCAATTGAAAAAGCAAGAAGTGGTATGAAAGCAAGTGAAGTTGACAAATTAACTAGAGATATAATAGAAAAAGCTGGATTTGGAAAATATTTTATTCATAGCACTGGGCATGGAGTTGGTCTTGATATACATGAATTCCCAACAATAAATTCAAAATCTGATGTAATTATTGAAGATAATATGGTATTTACAATAGAACCTGGAATTTATCTTCCAGATGAATTTGGTGTTAGAATTGAAGATACTGTAGTGATGCAAAATGGAAAAGCTGTAATACTATAA
- the mnmA gene encoding tRNA 2-thiouridine(34) synthase MnmA, translated as MSKNKKVVVGMSGGVDSSVTALLLKQQGYDVVGLFMRNWEYGIKGSQCPNRIEFEDAKKVGALIGIEVRGKDFVKEYRDRVFDVFLEGLKQGLTPNPDILCNKEIKFNVFLNEAKSMGADMIATGHYAKIAKYKNHFVLDTPKDNSKDQSYFLHALSSEQLSHAMFPLGDLTKKEVREIARAHNLPVSDKKDSTGICFIGNQKFDEFITQHLQAIPGDIIDENGKVIGKHKGLVCYTLGQRKGIGLGGIKGNESENNTHKPWFVASKDVVNNTLTIVQDTNHPLLMSKTVEASHMHWVLEEAPKVGDKLMAQVRYRQQKQACTVIVASDEKVVVEFDNPQRAVTLGQSLVLYSGDYCLGGGFISYYK; from the coding sequence ATGAGCAAAAATAAAAAAGTAGTTGTAGGAATGTCAGGTGGAGTTGATTCATCTGTTACTGCATTATTGTTAAAACAACAAGGTTATGATGTTGTTGGACTATTCATGCGAAATTGGGAGTATGGAATCAAAGGAAGCCAATGTCCTAATCGTATTGAATTTGAAGATGCAAAAAAAGTTGGTGCTTTAATAGGAATAGAGGTAAGAGGAAAGGACTTCGTTAAAGAATATAGAGATAGAGTTTTTGATGTATTTTTAGAAGGTTTAAAACAAGGTCTAACACCAAATCCTGATATTTTATGTAACAAAGAAATAAAATTTAATGTATTTTTAAATGAAGCAAAAAGTATGGGTGCTGATATGATTGCAACTGGACATTATGCAAAAATTGCAAAATACAAAAATCATTTTGTATTAGATACTCCAAAAGATAATTCAAAAGACCAAAGTTATTTCTTACACGCATTATCAAGTGAACAATTATCACATGCTATGTTTCCACTTGGAGATTTAACAAAAAAAGAAGTTAGAGAAATAGCAAGAGCTCATAATTTACCGGTTAGTGATAAAAAAGATAGTACAGGAATTTGTTTTATTGGAAATCAAAAATTTGATGAATTTATTACTCAACATCTTCAAGCGATTCCAGGTGATATTATAGATGAAAATGGAAAAGTTATAGGAAAACATAAAGGTTTAGTTTGTTACACATTGGGACAAAGAAAAGGTATTGGTCTTGGTGGTATTAAAGGCAATGAAAGTGAAAATAATACACATAAACCTTGGTTTGTAGCTTCAAAAGATGTAGTAAATAATACATTAACAATTGTTCAAGATACAAATCATCCACTTCTTATGAGTAAAACAGTTGAAGCTAGTCATATGCATTGGGTACTTGAAGAAGCACCAAAAGTTGGTGATAAATTAATGGCACAAGTTAGATATAGACAACAAAAACAAGCTTGTACAGTGATTGTTGCAAGTGATGAAAAAGTGGTTGTTGAGTTTGATAATCCTCAAAGAGCTGTAACATTAGGACAAAGTCTTGTTTTATATTCTGGTGATTATTGTCTTGGTGGTGGCTTTATAAGTTACTACAAGTAA
- the pta gene encoding phosphate acetyltransferase: MGLIESIKEKAKLQLRTIVLPEPEDERVLKAAQQVIEEKTAKVVLIGNVETIKADAAKCGANIEGATIVDPKNFDNINRYIDELVELRKSKNLSREEATEIMLNEPRFFGCMMVRLGDADGLVAGSNSPTADVLKAAIQVIKTAPGINTVSSTFIMETADGKFGDNGLILFADCAVIPEPNAEQLADIACATAATAASVVGLDPRVAMLSFSTKGSASHPLVDKVQYACDILTERNVNFSFDGELQADAAIIESIGAKKAPGSKVAGKANILVFPDLQSGNIGYKLVQRFAGAEAHGPIVQGLNQPVNDLSRGCSVEDIANLVAITATQIK, from the coding sequence ATGGGTTTAATTGAAAGTATCAAAGAAAAAGCGAAACTACAATTAAGAACTATTGTTCTGCCAGAGCCAGAAGATGAAAGAGTTCTAAAAGCTGCACAACAAGTAATTGAAGAAAAAACTGCGAAAGTTGTTTTAATTGGTAATGTTGAAACAATAAAAGCAGATGCTGCAAAATGTGGTGCAAATATAGAAGGTGCAACTATTGTTGATCCTAAAAATTTTGACAATATCAATAGATATATTGATGAATTAGTTGAACTAAGAAAAAGTAAAAATCTTTCAAGAGAAGAAGCTACTGAGATTATGTTAAATGAACCAAGATTTTTTGGTTGTATGATGGTAAGACTTGGTGATGCTGATGGTTTAGTTGCAGGTTCAAATTCTCCAACTGCTGATGTTTTAAAAGCTGCTATTCAAGTTATTAAAACAGCACCTGGAATTAATACTGTTTCTTCTACATTTATTATGGAAACGGCTGATGGTAAATTTGGTGACAATGGTTTAATTTTATTTGCAGATTGTGCTGTTATTCCAGAACCAAATGCAGAACAATTAGCTGATATCGCTTGTGCAACTGCTGCTACTGCTGCTTCAGTTGTTGGTTTAGATCCAAGAGTTGCAATGTTATCATTCTCGACAAAAGGAAGTGCTTCTCATCCATTAGTTGATAAAGTACAATATGCTTGTGATATTTTAACTGAAAGAAATGTAAATTTCTCATTTGATGGTGAATTACAAGCTGATGCTGCTATTATTGAATCAATTGGTGCAAAAAAAGCTCCAGGTTCAAAAGTTGCAGGTAAAGCAAATATTTTAGTATTCCCTGATTTACAATCTGGAAATATCGGATACAAACTTGTTCAAAGATTTGCAGGAGCTGAAGCTCACGGTCCAATCGTTCAAGGATTAAATCAACCAGTTAATGACCTATCAAGAGGTTGTTCAGTAGAAGATATTGCAAATTTAGTTGCAATTACAGCAACACAAATCAAATAA
- a CDS encoding acetate/propionate family kinase — protein MLVFILNAGSSSLKYQLMNPISKEVLATGLCERIGIDGILKHEFGDNKLTLEVSMPTHKEAIELVLKTLIESEGKVINSIDDIDAIGHRAVHGGEEFASSVMVTPKVIETMKKLIPLAPLHNPANIMGMEICQELMPGKPNVAVFDTAFHQTMPDYAYMYALPYEQYTKHGIRKYGFHGTSHYFVSNEARGMLDKKHNTRIIVCHLGNGSSVSAVLNGKCIDTSMGLTPVQGLMMGTRAGDVGAGAISYMMSQEKLTIDQALDIMNKKSGILGISGKSSDLREVLQGMQDGDDRCRLAVEMVAYNIKKYVGAYVAALDGVDALCFTGGIGENSSLIREIVCAGLDGMGLIIDPTKNNKRSGKARDIATNSSAARIFVIPTNEEYVIANDTYKIVSGLEK, from the coding sequence ATGTTAGTATTCATTTTAAATGCAGGAAGTTCATCACTAAAATATCAATTAATGAACCCTATTTCAAAAGAAGTTTTAGCAACTGGATTATGTGAAAGAATTGGAATTGATGGTATATTAAAACATGAATTTGGTGATAATAAATTAACTTTAGAAGTTTCAATGCCAACTCATAAAGAGGCTATTGAATTAGTATTAAAAACTTTAATTGAAAGTGAAGGAAAAGTTATCAATTCTATTGATGATATCGATGCAATTGGACATAGAGCTGTTCATGGTGGAGAAGAGTTTGCATCTTCTGTTATGGTAACTCCTAAAGTTATTGAAACTATGAAAAAATTAATTCCATTAGCACCTTTACACAATCCTGCTAATATTATGGGAATGGAAATTTGCCAAGAATTAATGCCTGGTAAACCTAATGTTGCTGTATTTGATACTGCATTCCACCAAACTATGCCTGATTATGCTTATATGTATGCTTTACCTTATGAACAATATACTAAACATGGTATTAGAAAATATGGATTCCACGGAACTAGCCACTACTTTGTTTCAAATGAAGCTAGAGGGATGTTAGATAAAAAACACAATACAAGAATTATCGTTTGTCACTTAGGAAATGGTTCTTCTGTAAGTGCAGTATTAAATGGTAAATGTATTGATACATCAATGGGTCTTACACCAGTTCAAGGTTTAATGATGGGAACAAGAGCTGGAGATGTTGGAGCTGGAGCTATTTCTTATATGATGAGCCAAGAAAAACTTACAATTGATCAAGCATTAGATATTATGAACAAAAAATCTGGTATCTTAGGAATTTCTGGAAAATCATCTGATTTAAGAGAAGTTTTACAAGGTATGCAAGATGGTGATGATAGATGTAGATTAGCTGTTGAAATGGTTGCATACAATATCAAAAAATATGTTGGAGCTTATGTTGCTGCACTTGATGGTGTTGATGCATTATGTTTCACAGGTGGAATTGGTGAAAACTCTTCATTAATTAGAGAAATCGTTTGTGCTGGACTTGATGGTATGGGATTAATTATTGACCCAACTAAAAATAACAAAAGATCAGGGAAAGCTAGAGATATTGCTACAAATAGCTCTGCTGCTAGAATCTTTGTTATTCCTACAAATGAAGAATATGTTATTGCAAACGATACTTATAAAATCGTTTCAGGACTTGAAAAATAA
- the folK gene encoding 2-amino-4-hydroxy-6-hydroxymethyldihydropteridine diphosphokinase, translated as MRKKLSPTLTLFYTPNFPKKFNSYSQKKYKVTIGIGGNIGNTKYLFDKLILCLKKDARFTLLMSSPLLKNPPFGFLEQSDFLNGIILLQTNLCPNAFLKAMQRYEKKFGRKRSFQDAPRTLDIDIIFFDNKKVNTKNLIIPHKNWANRESVIIPLKYMQNN; from the coding sequence TTGAGAAAAAAATTAAGCCCTACTTTAACACTTTTTTATACTCCTAATTTTCCTAAAAAGTTCAATTCATATTCACAAAAAAAATACAAGGTAACTATAGGAATTGGGGGAAATATTGGAAATACAAAATATTTATTTGATAAATTAATCTTATGTTTGAAAAAAGATGCAAGATTTACTTTACTTATGAGTTCACCACTTCTTAAAAATCCTCCTTTTGGATTTTTGGAACAAAGCGACTTTTTAAATGGTATAATTCTCCTCCAAACAAATCTTTGTCCTAATGCTTTTTTAAAAGCAATGCAAAGATATGAAAAGAAATTCGGAAGAAAGCGATCCTTTCAAGATGCGCCTAGAACCTTAGATATAGATATTATATTTTTTGATAATAAGAAAGTAAATACAAAAAATCTTATTATCCCTCACAAAAATTGGGCAAATAGAGAGTCAGTGATTATTCCTTTAAAATATATGCAAAACAACTAA
- the mqnF gene encoding aminofutalosine deaminase family hydrolase produces the protein MKIISANWIVTCDENDSIIKDGAIVFDDKIIEIDSLDKIEKKYPNIEINKLENNSVLMPGLINSHVHLEFSGNSTTLKYGNFYSWLTSVIKHREDLINKADKKLISLKLEKMKRTGTTTIGAISSYSFELEACLKSPINKVFFCEVIGSKGDMIDTLFADFKSRLNNAKKFASKNFIPAIAIHSPYSVHPFLVRETLNLARNENLAVSSHFLESREEFEWLHKDEGSFLEFFKNFLNQEKAVSKPMEFLNLFSNIKNLSFTHCVEVSNNDLEKIKELGASINHCVTSNRLLNNTKLDLDRLGEIPFTIGTDGLSSNNSLSMFDELRNALMAHYDKNVIEFSKKLIKAATVNGSRALGLNKGVIGKDFDSDIISFSLPDNLEDVEDLYMQIILHTKFVDNVIIGGEYV, from the coding sequence ATGAAAATAATTAGTGCAAATTGGATTGTTACTTGTGATGAAAACGATAGTATCATAAAGGATGGTGCTATTGTTTTTGATGACAAAATTATAGAAATTGATTCTTTAGATAAAATAGAAAAAAAATATCCAAATATAGAAATAAACAAACTTGAAAATAATTCAGTTTTAATGCCAGGACTTATAAACTCTCATGTTCACTTAGAATTTAGTGGTAATTCAACAACTTTAAAATATGGAAATTTTTATTCATGGTTAACTTCTGTTATCAAACATAGAGAAGATTTAATCAATAAAGCTGATAAAAAGTTAATCTCTTTAAAACTTGAAAAAATGAAAAGAACAGGAACAACAACTATTGGAGCTATTTCATCTTACTCTTTTGAGTTAGAAGCTTGTTTAAAATCGCCAATAAATAAAGTCTTTTTTTGTGAAGTTATTGGCTCAAAAGGTGATATGATTGATACACTTTTTGCTGATTTTAAAAGTAGATTGAACAATGCAAAAAAATTTGCTTCAAAAAATTTTATTCCAGCAATTGCTATACATTCTCCATATTCAGTTCATCCATTTTTAGTAAGAGAAACTTTGAATTTAGCAAGAAATGAAAATTTAGCTGTTAGTTCACACTTTTTAGAATCACGTGAAGAGTTTGAATGGTTACATAAAGATGAAGGTTCATTTTTAGAATTTTTTAAAAACTTTTTAAATCAAGAAAAAGCTGTTTCAAAACCAATGGAGTTTTTAAATCTTTTTTCAAATATAAAAAATCTTTCATTTACCCATTGTGTTGAAGTAAGTAATAATGATTTAGAAAAGATTAAAGAGTTAGGTGCAAGTATAAATCATTGTGTTACTTCAAATAGACTTTTAAATAATACAAAATTAGATTTAGATAGATTAGGTGAGATTCCTTTTACTATTGGAACGGATGGTTTAAGTTCAAATAACTCTTTATCAATGTTTGATGAATTAAGAAATGCTTTGATGGCTCATTATGATAAAAATGTAATAGAGTTTTCAAAAAAACTAATAAAAGCTGCAACTGTAAATGGAAGTAGGGCATTAGGATTAAATAAAGGTGTTATTGGAAAAGATTTTGATAGTGATATTATAAGTTTCTCTTTACCTGATAATCTTGAAGATGTAGAAGATTTATATATGCAAATAATATTACATACAAAATTTGTTGATAATGTAATTATAGGAGGAGAATATGTTTAA
- the aroQ gene encoding type II 3-dehydroquinate dehydratase, whose protein sequence is MKIAVIQGPNLNMLGIREQHIYGPMSLDQIHEQLKNAAAQNGVEVEFFQSNLEGEIVDRIQECLGTVDGIMINPAAYSHTSIAIKDALSAVNMPVVEVHISNIYKREEFRQKSITAGASTGVISGFGPFGYHMGLIALMQIISEIKAVAQVQQANA, encoded by the coding sequence ATGAAAATTGCCGTAATTCAAGGACCAAATTTAAATATGTTAGGAATTAGAGAACAACACATTTACGGTCCAATGAGTTTAGACCAAATTCATGAACAATTAAAAAATGCTGCAGCTCAAAATGGAGTTGAAGTAGAATTTTTTCAATCAAATTTAGAAGGTGAAATCGTAGATAGAATTCAAGAATGTTTAGGAACAGTTGATGGAATTATGATAAATCCAGCTGCTTATTCTCACACTTCTATAGCAATAAAAGATGCTTTAAGTGCAGTAAATATGCCTGTAGTTGAAGTACATATTTCAAATATTTATAAAAGAGAAGAGTTTAGACAAAAATCAATTACTGCTGGTGCTTCAACTGGTGTTATTTCTGGATTTGGACCATTTGGTTATCATATGGGATTAATTGCTTTAATGCAAATTATTAGTGAAATTAAAGCTGTTGCTCAAGTTCAACAAGCAAATGCATAA
- a CDS encoding Opr family porin: MKNLLRGQTISLVACGLILTSTMSLGAETIDSAFKEGKVSGSLALYGEKHDKTAGNLDSGFGNGNATIGYETGSFYGFTAKAEFKGNLGLGEIEKNDRDGNSDSAFANNALMTEAYIKYTTEGFAISAGRQAIDLEWLGDYNESVVAAITAIPDTTIVLGFANRQAESGIDLSEDFTDINGSKGVYVVDAKYAGLKDVELNPYYYSAPNLADWYGLKTIFTTEYFGAIAHYAASNEETQKDGSIGHIELNTTLEGVSAAVGYIKAGKDVGAGSMSKGGDNISPFDTGNNTYSADAKTIYGSLGYTIVGIELCALYGETKYGTNDYKETELNLTAGYSITESIKTSILYGVVNEDSRETSFSDDKYVLASVEYTF; encoded by the coding sequence ATGAAAAACCTTTTAAGAGGTCAAACAATAAGTTTAGTAGCTTGTGGATTAATTTTAACTTCAACTATGTCTTTGGGGGCTGAGACAATAGATAGTGCATTTAAAGAAGGTAAAGTTTCAGGAAGCTTAGCTTTATATGGTGAAAAACATGATAAAACAGCTGGAAATTTAGATTCTGGATTTGGTAATGGAAATGCAACAATTGGGTATGAAACAGGTTCATTTTATGGTTTCACAGCTAAAGCTGAATTTAAAGGAAATCTAGGTCTTGGTGAAATAGAAAAAAATGATAGAGATGGAAATTCAGATTCTGCATTTGCAAATAACGCATTAATGACTGAAGCATATATAAAATATACAACAGAAGGTTTTGCTATAAGTGCCGGTAGACAAGCTATTGATTTAGAATGGTTGGGTGATTATAATGAATCAGTAGTTGCAGCAATTACAGCTATTCCAGATACTACAATTGTATTAGGATTTGCAAATAGACAAGCTGAATCTGGAATTGATTTAAGTGAAGATTTTACTGATATCAATGGAAGTAAAGGTGTTTATGTAGTTGATGCTAAATATGCTGGTTTAAAAGATGTTGAATTAAATCCATATTATTACTCAGCTCCTAATCTTGCTGATTGGTATGGTTTAAAAACAATATTTACAACTGAATATTTTGGTGCTATTGCACACTATGCTGCTTCAAATGAAGAAACACAAAAAGATGGTTCAATTGGTCATATAGAATTAAATACAACTTTAGAAGGAGTTTCTGCAGCAGTTGGTTATATTAAAGCTGGTAAAGATGTTGGAGCAGGAAGTATGAGTAAAGGAGGAGACAACATTTCTCCATTTGATACAGGTAATAATACTTATTCAGCAGATGCAAAAACTATATATGGTTCATTAGGATATACAATTGTTGGAATTGAATTATGTGCTTTATATGGTGAAACAAAATATGGTACAAATGATTATAAAGAAACAGAATTAAATTTAACAGCAGGTTATTCTATAACTGAGTCAATTAAAACATCGATTTTATATGGTGTTGTTAATGAAGATTCAAGAGAAACATCTTTTTCAGATGATAAATATGTACTAGCAAGTGTAGAATATACTTTCTAA
- the sppA gene encoding signal peptide peptidase SppA, which yields MFNFFRTLFSPIIAILDFITKYFKTIVFLTIMYFIVFDSNENLKENTSLANLQKIELSGPILDVKKTLEDIEKARTNKNIKGVLFVVDSPGGAVAPSVELAYAIKELKQIKPVVVYASGVIASGSYYASIWADKIIANPGSIVGSIGVIMQGVNAEELMEKIGVSTQTVKAGKFKESGTPTRKWFDYEEKQLQAVIDDTYNMFITDVSNARNLDVKNHTIFADAKIFTSKQAKEVGLVDEVATIFYAQNLLKDLAKVENPVWQKEDKFEKFMDKLVSEAVSQVTMMFGNSLKAY from the coding sequence ATGTTTAATTTTTTTAGAACTCTATTTTCACCAATCATAGCTATACTTGATTTTATAACAAAATATTTTAAAACAATTGTTTTTTTAACAATTATGTATTTTATTGTATTTGATTCAAATGAAAATCTAAAAGAGAATACAAGTTTAGCTAATTTACAGAAAATTGAGTTATCTGGTCCAATTTTAGATGTTAAAAAGACTTTAGAAGATATTGAAAAAGCAAGAACTAATAAAAATATAAAAGGTGTTTTATTTGTAGTAGATTCTCCAGGTGGTGCTGTTGCTCCTTCTGTTGAATTAGCTTATGCAATTAAAGAGTTAAAGCAGATTAAACCGGTTGTTGTTTATGCGAGTGGTGTAATTGCAAGTGGTAGTTATTATGCTTCAATTTGGGCAGATAAGATTATTGCAAATCCAGGAAGTATAGTTGGTTCTATTGGAGTTATTATGCAAGGTGTAAATGCAGAAGAACTTATGGAAAAAATAGGTGTTTCAACACAAACTGTAAAAGCTGGAAAGTTTAAAGAATCAGGAACTCCAACACGAAAATGGTTTGATTATGAAGAAAAACAACTTCAAGCTGTAATTGATGATACATATAATATGTTTATTACAGATGTATCAAATGCAAGAAATCTTGATGTAAAAAATCATACTATATTTGCTGATGCAAAAATATTCACTTCAAAACAAGCAAAAGAGGTTGGTCTTGTTGATGAGGTTGCCACAATTTTTTATGCTCAAAATTTGTTAAAAGATTTAGCAAAAGTTGAAAATCCTGTTTGGCAAAAAGAGGATAAGTTTGAAAAATTTATGGATAAACTTGTAAGTGAAGCAGTTTCTCAAGTTACAATGATGTTTGGGAATTCTTTAAAAGCTTATTGA
- the mnmA gene encoding tRNA 2-thiouridine(34) synthase MnmA: protein MSKKKVMVGMSGGIDSSVTAYMLQKDGYEVEGVYLKLHNRTDGYHEKNLAYIEDVANFLNIKYHILDLADEFSKEVYDYFVDSYLEGTTPNPCVKCNKQIKFGAMLDFAKKHGANFLATGHYAKTDGKFFYEADDKTKDQSYFLSQVDKEALKYMMFPLSTYKKEDIVKFGADLDVAYKKITEKSESQEICFVETVYTDVVKRHANIDQEGDVLDENGNVVGKHKGFAHYTIGKRRGFTVHGAHEPHFVTKLNPKDNTIVVGKKEALEVNEVVGNNLNMFIDDTKFSCSVKLRYRSTSTPCEVEIKDEKAYITLKEPVYGVANGQLAVFYDRQKVIGSAWIEGTK, encoded by the coding sequence ATGAGCAAAAAAAAAGTTATGGTTGGAATGAGTGGTGGAATTGATTCTTCTGTTACTGCTTATATGTTACAAAAAGATGGTTATGAAGTTGAAGGAGTTTATCTAAAACTTCATAATAGAACTGATGGTTATCATGAGAAAAATTTAGCTTACATTGAAGATGTAGCTAATTTTTTAAATATTAAATACCACATATTAGACTTAGCCGATGAATTTTCAAAAGAAGTTTATGACTATTTTGTTGATTCTTATTTAGAAGGTACAACTCCAAATCCATGTGTAAAATGTAACAAACAAATAAAATTTGGTGCTATGCTTGATTTTGCAAAAAAACATGGTGCAAATTTTTTAGCAACTGGACATTATGCAAAAACTGATGGTAAGTTTTTTTATGAAGCTGATGATAAAACAAAAGACCAAAGTTATTTTTTATCGCAAGTAGATAAAGAAGCCTTAAAATATATGATGTTTCCACTTAGCACTTATAAAAAAGAAGACATCGTAAAATTTGGTGCTGATTTAGATGTGGCATACAAAAAAATTACAGAAAAAAGTGAATCTCAAGAGATTTGTTTTGTTGAGACAGTTTACACTGACGTTGTAAAAAGACATGCAAATATTGACCAAGAAGGTGATGTTTTAGATGAAAATGGCAATGTAGTGGGAAAACATAAAGGTTTTGCACATTATACAATTGGGAAAAGAAGAGGATTTACAGTTCATGGAGCACATGAACCACATTTTGTTACAAAATTAAATCCAAAAGATAACACTATTGTTGTAGGTAAAAAAGAAGCTTTAGAAGTAAATGAAGTTGTTGGAAATAATCTAAATATGTTTATTGATGATACTAAATTTTCATGTAGTGTAAAACTAAGATATAGATCAACTTCAACACCTTGCGAAGTAGAAATTAAAGATGAAAAAGCATATATTACTTTAAAAGAACCAGTTTATGGTGTTGCAAATGGGCAACTTGCAGTTTTTTATGATAGACAAAAAGTAATTGGAAGTGCTTGGATAGAAGGAACTAAATAA